One Bos taurus isolate L1 Dominette 01449 registration number 42190680 breed Hereford chromosome 3, ARS-UCD2.0, whole genome shotgun sequence DNA window includes the following coding sequences:
- the OR10K1C gene encoding olfactory receptor family 10 subfamily K member 1C, with product MEWANETLVAEFVFLSFSSLGGLQRLLFAVFLLVYLFMLGTNAIIVSTIVLDRALHTPMYFFLGVLSCSETCYTFVIVPKMLVDLLAHKKSISFLGCAIQMFSFLFLGCSHSFLLAAMGYDRYVAICDPLRYTLLMGHGVCMGLVAAACACGFIVAQIITSLVFHLPFHSSNQLHHFFCDIFPVLKLASHYSYLSQLVVFVLGVFVLIIPLLLILVSYIRIISAILKIPSSVGRYKTFSTCASHLIVITVHYGCASFIYLRPKSNYSSSQDTLISVFYTILTPLFNPMIYSLRNKEFKSALQRTMTQTSCLVN from the coding sequence ATGGAGTGGGCCAATGAGACCTTAGTGGCAGAGTTTGTCTTCCTCAGCTTCTCATCTCTGGGTGGGCTGCAGCGGCTGCTATTTGCTGTCTTCCTGCTTGTGTACTTGTTCATGCTGGGCACCAACGCCATAATTGTTTCTACCATTGTGCTGGACAGagccctccacacccccatgtacttcttccttggTGTCCTCTCCTGCTCTGAGACTTGTTACACCTTCGTCATTGTACCCAAGATGCTGGTTGACCTGCTGGCCCATAAGAAGTCCATCTCCTTCCTGGGCTGTGCCATCCAgatgttttccttcctctttctaggTTGCTCTCACTCGTTTCTGCTGGCAGCCATGGGTTATGATCGCTATGTAGCCATCTGTGACCCTCTGCGCTACACACTGCTCATGGGGCATGGAGTGTGCATGGGACTAGTGGCTGCTGCTTGTGCCTGTGGCTTTATTGTCGCACAGATCATCACATCCTTGGTATTTCACCTGCCCTTTCACTCCTCCAACCAACTACaccacttcttctgtgacatCTTTCCTGTCCTCAAGCTGGCATCTCATTACTCTTACCTCAGTCAGTTGGTTGTATTTGTGCTTGGTGTGTTTGTCTTGATTATTCCCCTGTTACTTATCCTGGTCTCCTACATCCGAATCATCTCTGCTATTCTAAaaatcccatcctctgttggAAGATACAAAACCTTCTCTACATGTGCCTCTCATCTCATTGTGATAACTGTTCATTATGGTTGTGCTTCTTTCATCTACTTAAGGCCCAAATCCAATTACTCTTCAAGTCAAGACACCCTAATATCTGTGTTTTATACCATCCTCACACCATTGTTCAACCCAATGATTTACAGCCTGAGAAATAAGGAATTCAAATCAGCTCTTCAAAGAACAATGacccaaacttcatgtcttgttAATTAA
- the OR10T1 gene encoding olfactory receptor family 10 subfamily T member 1 encodes MKRQNQSMITEFILIGFSNLGDLQILLFFIFLLVYLTTLTANATIMTVIHLDRALHTPMYFFLFVLSCSETCYTLVIVPKMLTNLLSTAPTISLSGCVAQLYFFVGLACTNCFLIAVMGYDRYVAICNPLNYTLIVSRATCTQLVLASSFCGFLISAVVNVLVFSVPFCSSNQINHFFCDISPVIKLGCTDTNLKEMVIFFLSILVLLVPLVLIFISYVFIVSTILKISSVEGQRKTFATCASHLTVVIVHYGCASFIYLRPTSLYSSDKDRLVAVTYTVITPLLNPLVYTLRNKEVKTALKKVLSRYLLSKTV; translated from the coding sequence ATGAAAAGGCAGAACCAGAGCATGATCACCGAGTTCATCCTTATAGGCTTCTCAAACCTAGGGGATCTGCAGATCCTTCTCTTCTTTATCTTCCTCCTGGTCTACCTGACCACTCTGACGGCCAATGCCACCATCATGACAGTCATTCATCTGGATCGGGCTTTGCACACCCCTATGTACTTCTTTCTCTTTGTCCTCTCCTGTTCTGAAACGTGCTACACCTTGGTCATTGTACCAAAAATGCTGACCAACCTGCTTTCCACAGCTCCAACTATTTCATTATCTGGGTGTGTGGCCCAGCTCTATTTCTTTGTGGGCTTGGCTTGTACCAACTGTTTCCTAATTGCTGTAATGGGCTATGATCGCTATGTTGCCATCTGCAACCCTCTCAACTACACACTCATTGTCAGCAGAGCCACCTGCACACAGCTGGTTTTAGCCTCAAGCTTCTGTGGTTTCCTGATCTCTGCGGTTGTCAACGTCCTGGTGTTTAGTGTACCCTTCTGTTCCTCCAATCAGATcaaccacttcttctgtgacatTTCCCCTGTCATAAAACTGGGCTGCACAGACACCAACCTGAAGGAGATGGTTATCTTCTTCCTCAGCATTCTGGTGTTGCTGGTTCCCTTAGTGCTTATCTTCATCTCCTATGTCTTCATTGTTTCCACCATCCTCAAGATTTCCTCAGTAGAGGGGCAGCGTAAGACCTTCGccacctgtgcctcccacctCACAGTGGTCATTGTCCACTATGGTTGTGCTTCCTTTATCTACTTGAGGCCCACATCCCTGTACTCCTCAGATAAGGATCGGCTTGTGGCAGTGACCTATACAGTGATTACCCCACTACTTAACCCTCTTGTCTATACACTAAGAAACAAAGAAGTAAAGACAGCTCTGAAAAAGGTTCTCAGTAGGTACTTGCTTTCCAAAACTGTATGA